One window of the Hoplias malabaricus isolate fHopMal1 chromosome Y, fHopMal1.hap1, whole genome shotgun sequence genome contains the following:
- the LOC136679202 gene encoding E3 ubiquitin-protein ligase CHFR-like isoform X2: MDSESRGRPWGKLVRVGASSQSELTLLLTNRECTVGRRKGCDLSFPANKLVSGDHCKITQDQTSGQVWLEDMSTNGTVINMSKLVKKQSHLLQNGDVIYFVYRKSEPEQNSVRRSCSSEMDRIDTEVDPDPVEPVTLPCSPLEKPHRYEDQPSTSSSHLYPPLYTHPTHTSYGDLTLMEPSGVRQKVPESSAGVSNLTSLKQTRETDEGVGPERKRQKIDTFGSVSDSAAKPEKESGEGAKTDKMEESLTCIICQDLLHDCVSLQPCMHTFCAACYSGWMERSSLCPTCRCPVERIRKNHILNNLVEAYLLQHPEKCRSEADVRSMDARNKITQDMLQPKVERSFSDEEGSSDYLFELSDNDSDTSDLSQPYMMCRQCPGYRRDFSSAPWICSSTQEEGAVKAPGDGPSTSTDTCTVPQEFKCPPHGGHLICSCCLQPMPDRRSEHISNSPQHCMVCQRPFCHLYWGCQRIGCQGCLAHFSDLNLTAKCMDGVLNNNNYESEILQNYLSSRGKTWRDLLLEALQATQQGLYHLTDYRISPSSLLCYCCGLRYFKELAYKYRENIPAAELPAAVTSRPDCYWGRNCRTQIKAHHATKFNHICEQTRFKN; the protein is encoded by the exons ATGGATTCGGAGAGTAGAGGACGGCCGTGGGGGAAACTGGTTCGGGTTGGAGCTTCGTCTCAGTCTGAACTCACTCTGCTCCTCACCAACAGAGAGTGCACTGTTGGCAGGAGGAAAG GGTGTGATCTGTCGTTTCCTGCTAATAAACTGGTCTCAGGAGATCACTGCAAAATCACACAGGATCAGACCTCGGGGCAGGTGTGGCTGGAGGACATGAG CACTAATGGTACAGTAATAAACATGTCCAAACTGGTGAAGAAACAGAGCCATCTGCTGCAGAACGGAGACGTCATCTACTTTGTTTACAGGAAGAGTGAACCAGAACAGA acTCTGTGAGAAGGAGCTGTTCTTCTGAAATGGATCGTATTGACACTGAAGTGGATCCGGATCCAGTGGAGCCCGTCACACTTCCGTGTTCTCCTCTGGAAAAACCGCATCGATACGAGGATCAGCCGAGTACCTCCAGCTCCCACCTTTACCCCCCCCTctacacacaccccacacacacca GTTACGGTGATCTGACTCTAATGGAGCCATCGGGGGTTCGTCAGAAAGTTCCAGAGTCCAGCGCTGGAGTCTCCAACCTGACATCCCTCAAACAGACGAGAGAAACGGACGAGGGCGTGGGgccggagagaaagagacagaaaatag aCACGTTCGGCTCTGTCAGTGACTCTGCTGCTAAACCAGAGAAAGAAAGTGGAGAAGGAGCaaaaactgataaaatggaggAGTCTCTCACCTGCATCATCTGCCAGGACCTGCTCCATGACTGCGTCAG TCTTCAGCCCTGTATGCACACGTTTTGTGCGGCGTGTTATTCCGGGTGGATGGAGCGGTCCTCTCTGTGTCCCACCTGTCGATGTCCTGTGGAGAGAATCCGTAAAAACCACATCCTCAACAACCTGGTGGAGGCGTACCTGCTGCAGCACCCAG aGAAGTGCCGTAGTGAGGCGGACGTGAGGAGCATGGACGCTCGTAATAAAATCACTCAGGACATGCTGCAGCCGAAGGTGGAGAGGTCTTTCTCTGATGAAGAAGGGAGCTCTGATTATCTTTTCGAACTCTCAGACAACGACAGTGATACGTCGGACCTGAG CCAACCGTACATGATGTGTAGGCAGTGCCCAGGATACAGAAGGGATTTTAGCTCCGCCCCCTGGATCTGTAGCTCCACCCAGGAAGAGGGAGCAGTGAAAGCACCAGGAGATGGCCCATCCACCTCCACTGATACCtgcacag TTCCTCAGGAATTTAAATGTCCTCCTCATGGTGGTCATCTGATTTGTTCGTGTTGTTTGCAGCCGATGCCGGACCGCCGCTCAGAACACATCAGCAATTCACCTCAGCACT gtatgGTGTGTCAGAGGCCTTTCTGTCACCTGTACTGGGGCTGCCAGCGAATCGGATGTCAGGGTTGCCTGGCACACTTTAGTG ATCTGAACCTCACCGCTAAATGCATGGACGGAGTCCTCAATAATAACAACTACGAGTCTGAAATCCTGCAG AATTATTTGAGCTCCAGAGGAAAGACCTGGAGAGACCTGCTGCTGGAAGCACTTCAGGCCACACAGCAGGGGCTCTACCACCTCACAG aTTATCGAATCAGTCCCAGCTCCCTGCTCTGTTACTGCTGCGGGCTTCGTTACTTCAAAGAACTGGCGTACAAATACAGAGAAAACATTCCTGCTGCTGAACTACCAG ctgcTGTAACCTCCAGGCCGGACTGTTATTGGGGACGGAACTGCCGCACTCAGATTAAAGCTCATCATGCCAC gAAATTCAACCACATTTGTGAACAGACTCGGTTTAAAAACTGA
- the LOC136679202 gene encoding E3 ubiquitin-protein ligase CHFR-like isoform X1, producing MDSESRGRPWGKLVRVGASSQSELTLLLTNRECTVGRRKGCDLSFPANKLVSGDHCKITQDQTSGQVWLEDMSTNGTVINMSKLVKKQSHLLQNGDVIYFVYRKSEPEQNIAYVYQAISPRHSGSPDTEDSVRRSCSSEMDRIDTEVDPDPVEPVTLPCSPLEKPHRYEDQPSTSSSHLYPPLYTHPTHTSYGDLTLMEPSGVRQKVPESSAGVSNLTSLKQTRETDEGVGPERKRQKIDTFGSVSDSAAKPEKESGEGAKTDKMEESLTCIICQDLLHDCVSLQPCMHTFCAACYSGWMERSSLCPTCRCPVERIRKNHILNNLVEAYLLQHPEKCRSEADVRSMDARNKITQDMLQPKVERSFSDEEGSSDYLFELSDNDSDTSDLSQPYMMCRQCPGYRRDFSSAPWICSSTQEEGAVKAPGDGPSTSTDTCTVPQEFKCPPHGGHLICSCCLQPMPDRRSEHISNSPQHCMVCQRPFCHLYWGCQRIGCQGCLAHFSDLNLTAKCMDGVLNNNNYESEILQNYLSSRGKTWRDLLLEALQATQQGLYHLTDYRISPSSLLCYCCGLRYFKELAYKYRENIPAAELPAAVTSRPDCYWGRNCRTQIKAHHATKFNHICEQTRFKN from the exons ATGGATTCGGAGAGTAGAGGACGGCCGTGGGGGAAACTGGTTCGGGTTGGAGCTTCGTCTCAGTCTGAACTCACTCTGCTCCTCACCAACAGAGAGTGCACTGTTGGCAGGAGGAAAG GGTGTGATCTGTCGTTTCCTGCTAATAAACTGGTCTCAGGAGATCACTGCAAAATCACACAGGATCAGACCTCGGGGCAGGTGTGGCTGGAGGACATGAG CACTAATGGTACAGTAATAAACATGTCCAAACTGGTGAAGAAACAGAGCCATCTGCTGCAGAACGGAGACGTCATCTACTTTGTTTACAGGAAGAGTGAACCAGAACAGA ATATTGCGTACGTGTATCAGGCCATTAGTCCCCGACACAGTGGCTCTCCGGACACTGAGG acTCTGTGAGAAGGAGCTGTTCTTCTGAAATGGATCGTATTGACACTGAAGTGGATCCGGATCCAGTGGAGCCCGTCACACTTCCGTGTTCTCCTCTGGAAAAACCGCATCGATACGAGGATCAGCCGAGTACCTCCAGCTCCCACCTTTACCCCCCCCTctacacacaccccacacacacca GTTACGGTGATCTGACTCTAATGGAGCCATCGGGGGTTCGTCAGAAAGTTCCAGAGTCCAGCGCTGGAGTCTCCAACCTGACATCCCTCAAACAGACGAGAGAAACGGACGAGGGCGTGGGgccggagagaaagagacagaaaatag aCACGTTCGGCTCTGTCAGTGACTCTGCTGCTAAACCAGAGAAAGAAAGTGGAGAAGGAGCaaaaactgataaaatggaggAGTCTCTCACCTGCATCATCTGCCAGGACCTGCTCCATGACTGCGTCAG TCTTCAGCCCTGTATGCACACGTTTTGTGCGGCGTGTTATTCCGGGTGGATGGAGCGGTCCTCTCTGTGTCCCACCTGTCGATGTCCTGTGGAGAGAATCCGTAAAAACCACATCCTCAACAACCTGGTGGAGGCGTACCTGCTGCAGCACCCAG aGAAGTGCCGTAGTGAGGCGGACGTGAGGAGCATGGACGCTCGTAATAAAATCACTCAGGACATGCTGCAGCCGAAGGTGGAGAGGTCTTTCTCTGATGAAGAAGGGAGCTCTGATTATCTTTTCGAACTCTCAGACAACGACAGTGATACGTCGGACCTGAG CCAACCGTACATGATGTGTAGGCAGTGCCCAGGATACAGAAGGGATTTTAGCTCCGCCCCCTGGATCTGTAGCTCCACCCAGGAAGAGGGAGCAGTGAAAGCACCAGGAGATGGCCCATCCACCTCCACTGATACCtgcacag TTCCTCAGGAATTTAAATGTCCTCCTCATGGTGGTCATCTGATTTGTTCGTGTTGTTTGCAGCCGATGCCGGACCGCCGCTCAGAACACATCAGCAATTCACCTCAGCACT gtatgGTGTGTCAGAGGCCTTTCTGTCACCTGTACTGGGGCTGCCAGCGAATCGGATGTCAGGGTTGCCTGGCACACTTTAGTG ATCTGAACCTCACCGCTAAATGCATGGACGGAGTCCTCAATAATAACAACTACGAGTCTGAAATCCTGCAG AATTATTTGAGCTCCAGAGGAAAGACCTGGAGAGACCTGCTGCTGGAAGCACTTCAGGCCACACAGCAGGGGCTCTACCACCTCACAG aTTATCGAATCAGTCCCAGCTCCCTGCTCTGTTACTGCTGCGGGCTTCGTTACTTCAAAGAACTGGCGTACAAATACAGAGAAAACATTCCTGCTGCTGAACTACCAG ctgcTGTAACCTCCAGGCCGGACTGTTATTGGGGACGGAACTGCCGCACTCAGATTAAAGCTCATCATGCCAC gAAATTCAACCACATTTGTGAACAGACTCGGTTTAAAAACTGA